One window from the genome of Saccharicrinis carchari encodes:
- a CDS encoding anthrone oxygenase family protein → MATLFTGLSAGLCFTWANVVTPGIARLNDMAYLQAFRQMNKAILNPPFIVVFFGAIFLIIATTILHWALPSYMVWMLIGALVLYFVGVVLVTIFGNVPLNEMLDKTDLSELSLDGAKSLRDRFEDSWNKLHLVRTVTAIISFSLLLLTCVTKAV, encoded by the coding sequence ATGGGCCAATGTCGTTACCCCGGGGATAGCACGCTTGAATGACATGGCATATTTACAGGCTTTTAGGCAGATGAACAAAGCCATATTAAACCCACCGTTCATTGTAGTTTTCTTTGGTGCAATTTTCTTGATTATCGCCACAACTATTCTGCATTGGGCTCTTCCATCCTATATGGTTTGGATGTTGATAGGAGCTTTGGTACTCTATTTTGTGGGCGTGGTGCTCGTTACCATATTCGGGAACGTACCCCTGAACGAAATGTTGGACAAGACAGATTTATCGGAGCTAAGCCTTGATGGGGCCAAATCATTACGGGACCGGTTTGAAGACAGTTGGAACAAACTCCATCTGGTCCGCACCGTTACTGCAATTATTTCTTTCTCGCTGTTGTTACTTACGTGTGTAACAAAAGCTGTGTAG
- a CDS encoding NmrA family NAD(P)-binding protein — MNNKILVLGGKGKTGRKVAERLIALNQTVRIGSRTENPAFDWQKPSNWDAALEGMDRVYITFQPDLAVPGALGAIEELTKKAKRKGIKKLVLLSGKGEREAELCEQAVMHSGMDYTIVRASWFNQNFSESFFLDPILAGLVALPQAQAKVPYVDTGDIADVVVEALMDNTHNGHIYQLTGPRLLTFEDVVREISEASGRDIAFSPISMSTYTRMLKELEVPSEYIWLINYLFTEVLGDPRISEISDDIEKVLHRKPKDFSEFVKETAKSGVWDPACVSVIGKQ, encoded by the coding sequence ATGAACAACAAGATTTTAGTACTCGGAGGAAAAGGAAAAACAGGTCGCAAGGTGGCCGAACGTTTGATCGCATTAAATCAGACAGTACGCATTGGATCGCGGACAGAAAACCCGGCATTCGACTGGCAGAAACCATCTAACTGGGATGCTGCCCTGGAAGGCATGGATAGGGTGTATATTACCTTTCAGCCCGACCTGGCTGTGCCGGGCGCATTGGGGGCAATAGAGGAACTGACCAAGAAGGCCAAACGAAAGGGCATCAAAAAGCTGGTGCTGCTCTCGGGCAAGGGCGAACGGGAAGCCGAACTATGCGAACAGGCCGTTATGCATTCAGGGATGGATTACACCATTGTGCGCGCCAGTTGGTTCAACCAAAATTTCAGCGAAAGTTTCTTTCTCGACCCCATCCTGGCCGGTCTTGTTGCCCTACCTCAGGCGCAGGCTAAAGTACCCTATGTTGATACCGGCGATATTGCCGACGTGGTGGTAGAGGCACTAATGGACAACACGCACAACGGCCATATCTATCAACTGACCGGGCCGCGCCTTCTGACTTTTGAGGACGTCGTCCGTGAAATATCGGAAGCAAGCGGCAGGGATATCGCGTTTTCGCCCATTTCGATGAGCACCTATACCAGGATGCTGAAAGAGCTTGAAGTGCCATCGGAATATATTTGGCTGATCAATTACCTGTTTACAGAAGTATTGGGCGATCCCCGCATTTCGGAAATAAGCGATGATATTGAAAAAGTGTTACACCGAAAGCCAAAGGATTTTTCGGAATTCGTAAAAGAAACCGCA